The genome window ATAATATTCAATAAAAAGGAAAATAAAATATAACTGACAAAATATCTAAATTACAACAAAAACAAACAATAATGAAAAAACAAATTTTAGGGCTTTTATTAACGGCATATGTATTTATCGCGCCAGCGCAGGAAAAAGTATATCAGATAGATGAAATATCGGTCATCAACTACGGTGACGGTCGACTACTATTCCGACAAATAGACGAAGAAAAAACTCCTTTGCAGGGAGAGCATCGTCTTATCGACGGATATCGATCGGAATACATTATCGCCGATTTTAAGGAGGGTATGTACAATGGTAAATACAGGCATTATAAAAATAACAAACTGAAAGAAGAAGGATCGTTTATAGAAGGCCGAAAAAACGGAGTGTATAAAGAATATTATTCAGATGGAATAAAAGTAAAAAAAGAGATACCTTATACAGCCGGTAAACTCGACGGAATCGTAGTAAGTTACTATACCAATGGTAAACCAGAGACAGAAAAAGAGTATAAAATGAGTATAGAAGACGGTATAGATAGAGAATACGATTACGAATCGGGTAAAATAACAACCGATATGCATTATAAAGACGGCAAGTTGCATGGCAATCAGGTACAATATATCACCAGTAATGTTGGAGAATATGTCATCCGCTCGCAATACGATATGGGGAAACTTATAGGAAAGTATTCCGAAACATTTTCTGACGGAACTATCTATAAAAAGGGTAGTTATGATAAAAACGGAAAGAAAGACGGAGAATGGCTGATACGCGACAGTTTTTCGGACAAAGATAAATTCTCGGGAAAACGAATTATTTATAAAAATGGCGAGATAGTAAAAGAAAAAGATATAAAAAATTTCGAAAAATATATGAGAAAAAATTGATACGATAAGACAATAAAACCGGCATTTTTGAAATTTTCTATTCCTGTCATCCTGAGCAACTAGCATAATATCTTTCCAAGATTTCTCTTGGAAGATCTGTATCCTTGCTCAGGATAACAGGAAGATATCATGCCATACGATTTTTATAATCTTCATAATCAAACTCTCGCCACATTCTAAGCTTTCCGTCACAAGTCCAAAGCGCAATAGCCGGATGAGAAATCCCGTTAAACATATTGGTTTTTACAATCGTATAGTGAATCATATCTTCGAATACAATTTTTTCTCCCAC of Coprobacter tertius contains these proteins:
- a CDS encoding toxin-antitoxin system YwqK family antitoxin, giving the protein MKKQILGLLLTAYVFIAPAQEKVYQIDEISVINYGDGRLLFRQIDEEKTPLQGEHRLIDGYRSEYIIADFKEGMYNGKYRHYKNNKLKEEGSFIEGRKNGVYKEYYSDGIKVKKEIPYTAGKLDGIVVSYYTNGKPETEKEYKMSIEDGIDREYDYESGKITTDMHYKDGKLHGNQVQYITSNVGEYVIRSQYDMGKLIGKYSETFSDGTIYKKGSYDKNGKKDGEWLIRDSFSDKDKFSGKRIIYKNGEIVKEKDIKNFEKYMRKN